TTTGCAAAGGCCATTGACAATATAATAAACGGCTCCGACATCAGAGAAGAGCTTAACAGAGCCACAAAGGAAATCAATGAAGATATCGAATACAACGAAGGTTACCCTGTTTATTAATCAAAACTGCTGATAGAGGCATGAGGTGGGGTGTTTTTGCCCCACCTCTTTTTCAGAGAGAAGGGAGAGAGAATATGGCCAAGATGTATTACGAAAAAAAACGGAGCTTTAAGTATGCTTTCATTTTCCTTTTGCCAGGCCTTGCTTTGCTTATAACTTTTATTATCATTCCCTTCCTTTCAGCTTTTTATCTGTCCTTCACGAACCAACGATTGATCACAAGGTTGCCTACTAAGTTTATCGGCCTGGCAAATTATAAAAAGATGCTAGGCGATGATTTATTCTGGAAAGGGCTGGCAAATATCTTCAAGTTCGTTGTTATTGTTGTTCCGTTTCAAACGGTATTTGCCCTTGCACTGGCATTACTTGTGAATAAGCGTATAAATTTCACAAAATTTTTCAGAACGGTGTATTTCATGCCGACTGTTACCACGATGGTTGTTGTAGCCGTTGTATGGACCTTTCTCTATAATCCTGAAGGACTTATAAACCTGTTTCTTCAAAAGATCAGTTTCGGAGCCTGGCAACCCGTGGATTTCATAAAGAATGAGAACTGGGCATTCCCTGCGATAATGTTTATGTCCATCTGGCAGGGTGTGGGGTTCCAGATGCTCATATTCCTCGCAGGCCTTCAGGAGATTCCCATATCGCTTTATGAAGCAGCAACGATAGACGGCGCCAATAACTGGCAAAAGTTCAGAAGGATCACACTTCCCCAATTGAGGAATACCACGGCTTTTGTGATAATTTCAACCACCATACTCGCTTTTAGACTCTTCGATCAGGTTAAGGTCATGACTGATGGCGGTCCAAATGGAGCAACCTATACGGTGGTTCTACATATATTCAACATGGGTTTTAGAAGGCAATACATTGGTTATGCATCTGCCCTGACAGTGGTGTTCTTCCTGCTTGTCCTTGCTATTTCAATAGTGCAGCGTTTCGTTCTCAGAGAAGAAAGAGAGGTATCATAACATGACTGCAGAAAGGAGTAGGAAAAAGCTGGAATTGATCGACAAAAGTGTAAGTTACACTCTCATGATATTGTTGGCTTTATTCTTTCTTTTTCCTCTCATTTACAT
This genomic interval from Kosmotoga pacifica contains the following:
- a CDS encoding carbohydrate ABC transporter permease; the encoded protein is MAKMYYEKKRSFKYAFIFLLPGLALLITFIIIPFLSAFYLSFTNQRLITRLPTKFIGLANYKKMLGDDLFWKGLANIFKFVVIVVPFQTVFALALALLVNKRINFTKFFRTVYFMPTVTTMVVVAVVWTFLYNPEGLINLFLQKISFGAWQPVDFIKNENWAFPAIMFMSIWQGVGFQMLIFLAGLQEIPISLYEAATIDGANNWQKFRRITLPQLRNTTAFVIISTTILAFRLFDQVKVMTDGGPNGATYTVVLHIFNMGFRRQYIGYASALTVVFFLLVLAISIVQRFVLREEREVS